The following nucleotide sequence is from Austwickia chelonae.
GTGATGGATGGCTTCGACACCTCCATCCTGTCGCCGCAAGGACCTGCCCGTTCATCTACCCATCTACCCGCCCACTACCACCGTCAACAACCTCCTACCCCGCAACAACTAGTGACCCGGGGATGCACTTGTACCCGCACGCTCACTCCCACTCATTCGTTTCGTACCGCATAAGTGTAATACGAAACTGTCCGGCTCCTTCGGTGGCGCACGCACAGCCGCCTCGACACAGGTCCGGGAGGCGCATGCGCGTCGAATCGGATCAGTATCAACTGGCTATGACATCCCCTACGGCCTTGCGTCATAGACAACGGCGGGGATGGGGCGGGGTGCTCGCTGTGCAACTTGCTGACGATCCGTTGGTACTCGGGGAGACCCAACGTCGTGGATGAGGCCTCCAGCGAAGCCTTCACCTGAATCGCCGTCTTGGGGACGGCCTGGTCCGCTCCGAAGACGAGGATGTCGGCCGAATCCTGGTCGGCGCGGTCGACGTCGACGGACCAGCCTTCGGTCCTACTTTCGTAGTACTCCAGGAGAAGCTCGACGGTAACGAGGTACTGGTAGCGAAACCCGAAGGCGGACGCGACCCCACCGGTACGCGCACTCATGAGCCAACCCTAGGTGTAGCTAGGCAAGGCATTGATGGCAGCAGTGTCGACGTGTGAGGCTGGCGGTCGCCACCAGATGGCTCCACCCGAGTTCATTTCGTTCGATCACGGGATGTCTCATTTCGCTCGTTCGCTCTGGTCCGCAGACTCGTTTTGTCGCGCGACGGGATAAATCGCTGTTCCGACGGGACAGTCTGTTGTTAGCATCCCGGTTATGCGCCAATGACTTTCGATCTGTCCCTGCATCTGTGGCCTGTGCCCTGTGGGGAGTAGCTCTGCTCTCAAGGATCTGTCATGGCTGCCACTACCCGTACTTCGTCTTCTGCGCGTGCTTTCGCTCATCTGCGATTCGACGGTGTTTCTTTCTCCTATGGGGCTCAGCGGGTTCTCACCGATATTTCTTTCACCGCCCCTGCGGGTACCCGTACGGGCTTGATCGGGGAGAACGGGTCGGGGAAGTCGACCTTGTTGCGGCTGGCCGCAGGCCTGCTCGTACCGGATGTCGGCACGATCACTGCTACCGCGCCGGGCGATGCGAGCCCGCGTATCGGCCTGCTCCACCAGGAGGTGCCTTTCTCCCCGACGGCGACTGTGGCGCAGGCGTTGGAGTCGGCCGTTGCTCATCTCCGCAGCTGTCTGCTGGGTGTTGAGGCCGCAGCCGAACGCCTGGCGGCGGCATCGGACGAGCATGCTGAGCGGGCGGCTGTGGACTACGACCGCGCGCTGGAGTCTGCGGAGCGGCTCGGTGTGTGGGATGTCGATGCGCGCATCGACCGCATGATGGCTGGTCTAGGGCTGGGGGTTCTTCCTCGTGACCGGCCCACCGGCGCGCTTTCCGGTGGGCAGAGGTCTCGGCTCGCGCTGGCCTGGCTGCTGCTCTCCGCCCCGGACGTGCTCCTGTTGGACGAGCCGACGAACCATCTGGACGATGCCGCCACGGCCTATCTGTGTGCCGTGCTGTCGCAGTGGGGTGGTCCTGTTCTCGTCGTGAGCCATGACCGTGCCTTCCTCGACGAGGTCGTCACTCATCTGGTCGATCTCGATCCTTCTCCGCAGCCGAATGCGCTCGCAGCCCCGCTGGTGCAGGACGGCCCCGGGGCTGGGATCGGGATCTCCAGGTTCACCGGCACGTACAGCGATGACCTGCAGGCCAGGCGTGACATTCGTGATCGGTGGGAGCACCGGTACGAGAGCGAACAGGCTGAGCTGCGTCGGCTACGAGCGGCGATCCAGGAGAACCAGGTGGTGGGGCATCCGGGCCGGGAGCCGCGTACGGAGGCGCGCAGCGCTCGGAAGTTCTACGCCGACCGCAATGCGATGACGGTGTCCCGGCGGGTCAATGATGCGCGAGGTCGTCTGGACGATCTGGAGAAGTCACAGCTCCGCAAACCTCCGCCGGAACTGCATTTCCGGGGCCTCACCCTGGCCGGCTCGCAGCCGCCGTGTCAACGCGATTCGGGGAGCCCGCCGGTTGTCCTCGATGCGCAGGATGTGGCGGTGGCTGGCCGTCTTTCGCCTACTTCCCTCACGGTGAGGTCGACGCAGAAATGGCTGGTCACCGGCGCTAATGGTGTCGGCAAGTCGACGCTTCTGCACCTGTTCGCCGGTGATCTGTCGCCGACCTCGGGAACGGTGACCCGGGCCGATGGGGTGCGGGTCGGTCTGCTCGCTCAGGAGAGTGTTCTGCTTGACCCCTGTGGCCGTGGGCCTGCCCGGACCGCCCGAGAGGCTTATGCGGACATCGTGGGAGAAGCGACCGCCGAGCGCGTGCCCTTGAGCACCTTCGGTCTATTGGCCCCTCGGGACGAGATGCGCCCGGTGGAGACCTTGAGCGTGGGGCAGAAAAGGCGTCTGGCGTTGGCTGTTCTGATCGCAGATCCGCCTGAGGTGCTGCTTCTCGATGAGCCCACCAATCATCTGTCCTTGGCTCTGGTCACCGAACTTGAGAAGGCCATTGCCGACTATCCCGGGGCCGTGGTCATGGCTTCGCACGACCGGTGGATACGCCGACGCTGGCACGGGAAACATCTGGATCTGAGGCGGCAGTGAAAAACATCGTCGCCGTATTTTTTGCCAGCAGCTCACCAGCATTTTTCCAATTTGGTTGCAGAACAAGTGTTTTGAATTTTCCATGCCTGTGACCAGGAAGCTTAGGTAAGACTCAGTTCAGGCAAGGATTTCCTGTCGTGTATTACGGACCCAGTGATTCTGGAATGGATTCGAGAGGTTTGTGATGGCTAGGAGACGCGGCTTCCTTGCGGAGATCAACCGGCAGATCAAGGAAGCTGAACGGCGTGAACGTCAGCAGCATCTTGCGGCAGTGCGCGCCCAAGCCGCTGCCCAGCGGGCCGCCGAGAAAGCACAACGCGACTATGCGCGGGCCATGGCAGCTTCTGCCCGGGCATCAGCGGCCGAACAGAAAGCCGCTCAACGCGAGACAGAACGACTGCACGCAGAAGCGCGAATGGCAGAAACCGCCGCGTTGAACTCCGCGCTGGAATCGACCTACGCCGAGATCGACAATCTGTTGTCCTCCACCCTGGAGATCGACGACCACATCGACCTCGACGCGCTGAAAATCGAGAAGATCGACCACCCGCCTTTCGCACCGGGCGCCCTGGCCGTGCCCCACCGCCCGGTCGGTCTGGAATACCCCCCTGAGCCGCGATACGTCGAACCGGAGGCCCCCACCGGTCTGGCCGCGATGCTCGGCGGCAAGAAGAAACACGAAGCTGCCGTCGCCCAAGCGCGCGCCGACCACGAAAACCGGCACCGCCAGTGGTGGGAGCACTGCCGACATGTCGACTCCAAACGGTCGGCCTTCCAGCACCTCGAAGCAGACCGGCTCGCCAAACTGGACCGGGCCCGGGAGAGCTACGAGGTGCGACGCCGCGCCCGAGAAGCCGAAGCCCAGAGCCGCAATGCCGAGATCGAACAGCTGCAGAACAACCTCGCTTTCGACCTGCCCGAGGCCATCGAAGAATATGTCGCCCTGGTGCTGTCGAACTCGGTGTACCCCGAAACCTTCCCCGTCCAGCACAGCGGAACCTTCGACCTGCCCTCCCGGGAGCTGGCCCTCACCGTGACAGTGCCGCTGCCGTCGGTGGTGCCCACCGTCAAGGCGTACCGGTACGTGAAAACCAAGGACACCATCCAGGAGAGCGCGCTCACCGCCAAAGCGCAGAAAGACCGGTACGCCTCTGCGGTCTGGCAGGTCGCCGTCCGCACGCTGCACGAAGTATTCGAAGCAGACCGGGAAGGCAAGATCGACTCCATCGCCATGACGGTCGCCACCGAACGGCTGTCCCCGGCCACCGGCAATGCCGAGAGCATCCCCCTGGTCATCGCCGCCGCCGGGCGTGAAGAATTCAACGGTTTCGACCTGGCGAACGTAGTGCCGCAGTCCACCCTCGAACACCTCGGCGCAGCCTTGTCCAAATCACCCTTCGACCTGGCCCCGGCCGATGCCAGCGTCGGCGTCCGGGCCCGTGGCCGCAAATGAGACTCAACTGGCCCGACTGCTGGCCGACCCCACCACCAGGCTGGACGCCCCCCGCCGGCTGGCGGCCACCAGCAACCTGGCCCGAGCCACCTGCCGGTTGGCGGCTCTGGACCGCGGACACCCCCGCAGTGCAGGCTGACCCCCCACCCCACCACGTAGCTGAACCGCTGCCCGTCCCGAGAACGGGAGCACCGGAACCGTCGACCCCGCCACCAGCCCCGGCAGCGGGCCAAAGCGACGACATCGGCCTGCTCCGGGCCCGGATCGCCCGACTGGAAGCCGAACTGAGCGCAGCCCGCAGCCAGCACCACGGCACCGTCGGAGACATGGTGCAGCTGGACGACCAGCGGGCGCTACAAGACGTCGGTATCTACCGTTACCACCACCCGCTCGAAGACTCCCCGGCCTACAAGGCCCGGCTCGACGACATCGAAGCGCGCATCGACGCAATGATCAAGGACAGGCAGGCCGTCCTGGCCGCCGACATGTTCACCTGGAACGGTTCACTCGCCCGCGGCCGACAACTGGTCCGCGACCTGTCCCGGCTGATGTTGCGGGCCTACAACGCCGAGGCCGACAACTGCGTGCGCTCGCTGCGCGCCGGGAATATCAGCACGGCGACGACGAGGCTGGGCAAATCCGTCCAGGCCGTCGAAAAGCTCGGCTCGATGATGGAGCTGCGGATCAACCCGGAGTACCACGCCCTTCGGGTGGAAGAACTCGAACTGGTCTCCGACTACCGCATGAAGATCCAGGAAGAGCGCGAGAAAGCCCGCGAGCAGCGCGAACAGTTGCGTGAGCAGCGCAGGGTCGAGGCCGAACTCGCGGCGGAACGGGCCCGGCTCGACAAGGAACGTGCCCACTACGTCAGCGCGCTGGCCGCTTTGGAGGCCAGCGGAGATACCGAGTCGTCGGTCGATCTGACCGCACGTCTCGTGGAGATCGATTCGGCGATCGAGTCGAACGACTACCGGGCGGCGAACGTGCGGGCCGGGTATGTCTACGTGATCTCCAATATCGGGGCTTTCGGGCCGCAGATCGTCAAGATCGGGTTGACGCGCAGGCTCGAACCTCGTGATCGGGTACGCGAACTCAGTGGTGCCTCGGTGCCCTTCCAGTACGACGTGCATGCGCTCTTCTTCTCCGACGACGCGGTCACTCTGGAGAACGAACTCCACAAGGCTTTCGCCGACCGGCGGGTCAACTGCGCGAACCTCCGCCGGGAGTTCTTCTTCGCGACCCCGGCGGAGGTGCGGGACGTGCTCGTCGAGAAGGTCGGCGGGCTCTTGGAGTACACAGAGGCGCCGGATGCCTCGGAGTACCACCAGAGCTTCGGGTCATGGCCCGCCGAATTGACCGCAGGAACGGGGGACCGCTGGCAAGCTGCCGGGTAAAACCCTGTGACACAGGAGGTTTCGCATTCAGGGGAGATGCGTCGGACGTTCATATATCTTGCATCATCGCCGGTTAGGGTCCGAGGGACACATCACATTTCGTGAGACCAGGAAGCCCTCCATGACCAGCTCCCACTGCGAACCAGCGCCTGCACCCGACCACGACATCTCCCGTCGGGTCGCCCTCGGGCTCGGTGGCGCCGCCGCACTCGCCTTCCTCGCCGCCTGCTCGCCCGGCGGCACACAGACCTCCCCATCCTCCACCGGCACGACCACCGGAAAGGCCCCTGCCATGCCCGCCATCGAAGGCATCCGCACCGTCGACTGCGCCCACCCCGTGCCCCGCCTCGTCACCGACTTCCAGCAAGCGGCCACCGGTAAAGGGCTCACCGTCTTCGCCACCATCGACCACGCCGCCGGTGCCACCAAGGCCGGGACGACACTGCGCCCCACCACCCTCGTCATCGTCGGCAACCCCCAAGGCGGCACCCCCTTCATGCAGGACCAGCAACTCATGGGCCTCGTCCTGCCCCTGCGAGTGCTCTTCTGGGAGGACGACGCCGGCAAGACCCACGCCTCCTACGAAGAGATCTCCTGGTACGTCAAACGATTCGGCCTCGGCGAGAAGAGCGCAGGTGCCCAGAAGAATGTCGCCCAAGCCCTCGACGCACTGGTCGCCGGAGTCGCCAAGGGGTGAACCGGCGCTCGGACGTCCGCCATCGAACGCTGACCTGTGGGCCGCCGGCGGCTTGCCAGCTGAGCCCGTACGCAGGATCCTCAGCTGGGAGGAATATCGTCGAGATCGCCCAATGAGGGCACCGGTGCAGCAGGCCTGCGCCGTCGACACCGTCGACATGTGGAGCGTTACCCGATGAGAGCCGCCCCCCGCCGGAACTCCGGAGACCCGATACACAAGGGCCTGCTCTTCCTCGGAGCATTGGCCTCCGGGGTGGTCGCAGCGCCCTGCCTGTACATCGCGGTGATCCTGCTGCTCGAAGGGCAGGTCGGGAGCTTCTTGTTCACCTCGGTGATTGCCGCGCCCTTCACCTGCCTCTTCTTCATCTTCGTGCACCGGATGTTCCGCCGGGCGCAGACCTGGAAGCAGCAGGAGCGCCGTGACGTCGAGGACGACGACCTCGCCGACGGCGATGACCGCGATGAGAGATACTCCCGGGCGCAGCACGACGACCAGGCCGAACCGGAACGTCCGAACCCGCAGGACCAGGAGGACAGCCATACCTTCCACCACCGCACCACACCCCGCTGGGAGACCCGAGGGAGGCCCGACGGCCCAGAGGGCGACGGCGCGGGCAGCGACTCCCCTGAACTCCCCTTCGTGAAAGCCGGGATGCGCGGCGACCTGTTCGCCTACGCCGGGCTGGTCGACGGATGGGAACACGACGGCCCGTACGCCGTGATCGACCTGGAAACCACCGGGCTGTCCCCCCGTAAGGGCGACCGGATCGTCGAGATCGCCATCGCCCGCATCGACCGCTACGGCAATATCGAGGACGAATTCGCGACCCTGATCAAACCGGACGACCGCGACACCGGGCCGGTGTTCGTCCACG
It contains:
- a CDS encoding ABC-F family ATP-binding cassette domain-containing protein, whose translation is MAATTRTSSSARAFAHLRFDGVSFSYGAQRVLTDISFTAPAGTRTGLIGENGSGKSTLLRLAAGLLVPDVGTITATAPGDASPRIGLLHQEVPFSPTATVAQALESAVAHLRSCLLGVEAAAERLAAASDEHAERAAVDYDRALESAERLGVWDVDARIDRMMAGLGLGVLPRDRPTGALSGGQRSRLALAWLLLSAPDVLLLDEPTNHLDDAATAYLCAVLSQWGGPVLVVSHDRAFLDEVVTHLVDLDPSPQPNALAAPLVQDGPGAGIGISRFTGTYSDDLQARRDIRDRWEHRYESEQAELRRLRAAIQENQVVGHPGREPRTEARSARKFYADRNAMTVSRRVNDARGRLDDLEKSQLRKPPPELHFRGLTLAGSQPPCQRDSGSPPVVLDAQDVAVAGRLSPTSLTVRSTQKWLVTGANGVGKSTLLHLFAGDLSPTSGTVTRADGVRVGLLAQESVLLDPCGRGPARTAREAYADIVGEATAERVPLSTFGLLAPRDEMRPVETLSVGQKRRLALAVLIADPPEVLLLDEPTNHLSLALVTELEKAIADYPGAVVMASHDRWIRRRWHGKHLDLRRQ
- a CDS encoding DUF4041 domain-containing protein, with translation MRLNWPDCWPTPPPGWTPPAGWRPPATWPEPPAGWRLWTADTPAVQADPPPHHVAEPLPVPRTGAPEPSTPPPAPAAGQSDDIGLLRARIARLEAELSAARSQHHGTVGDMVQLDDQRALQDVGIYRYHHPLEDSPAYKARLDDIEARIDAMIKDRQAVLAADMFTWNGSLARGRQLVRDLSRLMLRAYNAEADNCVRSLRAGNISTATTRLGKSVQAVEKLGSMMELRINPEYHALRVEELELVSDYRMKIQEEREKAREQREQLREQRRVEAELAAERARLDKERAHYVSALAALEASGDTESSVDLTARLVEIDSAIESNDYRAANVRAGYVYVISNIGAFGPQIVKIGLTRRLEPRDRVRELSGASVPFQYDVHALFFSDDAVTLENELHKAFADRRVNCANLRREFFFATPAEVRDVLVEKVGGLLEYTEAPDASEYHQSFGSWPAELTAGTGDRWQAAG
- a CDS encoding DUF302 domain-containing protein, translated to MTSSHCEPAPAPDHDISRRVALGLGGAAALAFLAACSPGGTQTSPSSTGTTTGKAPAMPAIEGIRTVDCAHPVPRLVTDFQQAATGKGLTVFATIDHAAGATKAGTTLRPTTLVIVGNPQGGTPFMQDQQLMGLVLPLRVLFWEDDAGKTHASYEEISWYVKRFGLGEKSAGAQKNVAQALDALVAGVAKG